One window of the Pseudarthrobacter sp. ATCC 49987 genome contains the following:
- a CDS encoding helix-turn-helix domain-containing protein produces the protein MTDEEPRIVERGPLAMSDSEWDEAVRRAAVIAPLAALDVVGQGAVNDAAALLAVSRRQVYGLITRYRRGTGRVTDLVPGRSGGGRGGGRLTPPVEAVIDGLIRKRYLKRQKLSLAVVRPIDLDHGRQGQGIRPRTAHRHAHNS, from the coding sequence ATGACTGACGAGGAACCGCGGATCGTTGAGCGGGGCCCGCTGGCCATGTCCGATTCGGAGTGGGATGAGGCAGTGCGACGGGCTGCGGTGATTGCTCCCTTGGCTGCGTTGGATGTTGTCGGGCAGGGGGCAGTCAACGATGCTGCTGCGCTGCTGGCTGTGTCGCGTCGGCAGGTTTACGGGCTGATCACCCGGTACAGGCGCGGCACCGGCAGAGTCACGGATCTGGTTCCTGGCCGATCGGGCGGCGGCCGCGGAGGCGGCCGGCTGACGCCACCGGTGGAAGCGGTGATCGACGGGCTGATCCGCAAACGCTATCTGAAGCGGCAGAAGCTTTCCCTGGCGGTGGTTCGCCCCATTGACCTCGACCATGGGCGGCAGGGCCAGGGCATCCGCCCGCGCACCGCTCATCGCCACGCACACAACTCCTGA
- a CDS encoding PucR family transcriptional regulator, whose product MQLHNIVYIPESMQGRWAELVEQARADIGALADRFIQCVEQLDTYRDGAVSMDQVRLDALSSFGFLLGQIAGNDEFKSDVIWTARWLGRERARIGIPLNDLLAAVRLDFKVLWEAFRSYAGPADRELLVAGVEKIWAAIERYSIEVQNGYIEESSQMADKRLSERARLMTAILNSDVPAEEDLENLASALGVDTAGNFIVVATTVQWDRDLRKAADRLTASGHIAHTHSTGHYSLLVSDWKGEDTQPIRKLLSGSVCGLAPVIHGFSSLARACRLAIEIVELNAAGAHGPAELKDLWLPFLASRLRDAAPELVQSVLAGFDTISEAEQQRLTEVAWAFARSGSIAKTAAQMYCHRNTVLNRLRRLEELTGHDITVPADAALLLLAFLTSRPEAISN is encoded by the coding sequence ATGCAGTTGCACAACATTGTCTATATCCCGGAGAGCATGCAAGGCAGGTGGGCCGAGCTCGTGGAACAGGCCCGTGCTGACATCGGAGCCCTGGCCGACAGATTCATCCAATGCGTCGAGCAGCTTGACACGTATCGGGACGGCGCCGTGTCGATGGATCAGGTCAGGCTGGACGCCCTGTCTTCGTTCGGCTTCCTCCTGGGCCAGATAGCAGGCAACGACGAGTTCAAATCGGACGTCATCTGGACGGCACGGTGGCTCGGCCGGGAGCGGGCACGGATCGGGATACCTCTGAATGACCTGCTGGCAGCGGTGCGCCTCGACTTTAAGGTTCTGTGGGAGGCGTTCCGCTCCTACGCAGGCCCGGCCGACAGGGAGCTTCTCGTGGCCGGGGTGGAAAAAATCTGGGCGGCCATCGAACGGTATTCCATCGAGGTCCAGAACGGGTACATCGAAGAATCGTCCCAAATGGCCGATAAGCGGCTCAGCGAACGGGCCCGGCTCATGACGGCCATCCTGAACAGCGACGTCCCTGCCGAAGAAGACCTCGAGAACCTGGCCAGCGCGCTCGGGGTGGACACAGCCGGAAACTTCATCGTGGTCGCTACCACTGTGCAGTGGGACCGCGATCTCCGCAAAGCGGCGGACCGGCTCACCGCATCCGGTCATATTGCCCACACCCACTCCACGGGGCACTACAGCCTGCTCGTCTCGGACTGGAAGGGCGAAGACACGCAGCCAATCAGGAAACTGCTCTCCGGCTCGGTCTGCGGACTAGCTCCGGTAATCCACGGGTTTTCGAGCCTGGCCCGGGCTTGTCGTCTTGCCATCGAAATCGTTGAACTGAACGCTGCCGGGGCACACGGCCCCGCCGAACTCAAGGATCTCTGGCTGCCGTTCCTGGCATCCAGGCTGCGCGATGCCGCGCCCGAGCTGGTGCAGTCCGTGCTGGCCGGATTCGACACAATATCGGAGGCCGAACAGCAACGCCTGACCGAAGTGGCCTGGGCGTTCGCACGCTCGGGGTCGATCGCCAAGACAGCCGCACAGATGTACTGCCACCGCAACACTGTCCTGAACCGACTTCGCCGGCTCGAGGAACTCACCGGGCACGACATCACCGTTCCGGCCGACGCCGCGCTCCTCCTGCTGGCCTTTCTCACGTCCAGACCCGAGGCCATCAGCAACTGA
- a CDS encoding IS110 family transposase: MNKRTYVGLDVHARSVKGCAIDRETGEILRQSLAANDAGVAEWVSGLPGPVLVVYEAGPTGFGLARLLVGAGIECLVVAPSKLQRPPGDRVKTDARDAEHLARLALLGQITSVRVPGRADEAARDLVRAREDVRADLMRARNRVSKLLLRHGLVYSGGHAWTDAHHTWLHRQRFDDPALQAAYEACLEAAELTLDRRNRLDAKITALAATDRYAPVVHALMCLRGISVLTAFGLAVEIGDWTRFTGSTIGAYLGLVPSEHSSGASRSQGGITKTGNIHARRLLVEAAWHHRRPYTHASRDMRARWDAADEVSRVRGHQGNHRLHHRWDQFEARHKRRVIANVAVARELAGWCWSLAAQVQREQPWTDE; encoded by the coding sequence ATGAATAAGCGTACTTACGTCGGTTTGGATGTCCATGCGCGCAGTGTGAAGGGCTGCGCGATCGACCGTGAAACGGGCGAGATCCTGAGGCAGAGCCTGGCCGCCAACGATGCCGGGGTCGCCGAGTGGGTTTCCGGGTTGCCGGGCCCGGTCCTCGTTGTCTATGAGGCAGGGCCAACCGGATTCGGATTGGCCCGGTTACTGGTCGGTGCAGGGATCGAGTGCCTGGTTGTGGCGCCCTCGAAGCTTCAGCGGCCGCCCGGGGACCGGGTGAAGACCGATGCGCGCGATGCTGAGCATCTGGCCCGGTTGGCCCTGCTCGGACAGATAACGTCCGTGCGGGTTCCGGGCCGTGCGGATGAAGCAGCCCGGGATCTGGTGCGTGCCCGTGAGGACGTCCGCGCGGATTTGATGCGGGCCAGGAACCGCGTTTCCAAGCTCCTGCTGCGCCATGGCCTGGTCTACTCCGGCGGCCATGCCTGGACCGACGCCCACCACACCTGGCTGCACCGGCAACGATTCGATGACCCTGCCCTGCAGGCCGCGTACGAGGCCTGTCTGGAAGCGGCAGAACTGACACTGGACCGCAGGAACAGGTTGGACGCGAAGATCACGGCCCTCGCTGCGACCGACCGCTACGCCCCCGTGGTCCACGCTTTGATGTGCCTGCGCGGGATCTCGGTGCTCACCGCTTTCGGCCTCGCGGTGGAGATTGGTGACTGGACCCGCTTCACCGGCTCTACGATCGGCGCGTATCTGGGTCTGGTTCCCTCGGAGCATTCATCCGGCGCTTCCCGGTCCCAGGGCGGGATCACTAAAACCGGCAACATCCATGCCCGCCGCCTGCTGGTCGAGGCCGCCTGGCACCATCGCCGCCCCTACACCCATGCCAGCCGGGACATGCGCGCCCGCTGGGACGCAGCCGATGAGGTCTCCCGGGTCCGCGGCCATCAAGGCAACCACCGGCTGCATCACAGGTGGGACCAGTTCGAAGCCAGGCACAAACGCCGGGTCATCGCTAACGTCGCCGTCGCCCGCGAACTGGCTGGCTGGTGCTGGTCTCTCGCCGCCCAAGTCCAACGGGAGCAGCCATGGACCGATGAATAG
- a CDS encoding flavin reductase family protein — protein sequence MPNHTSTTVPGRQEPAGIELEELQAVFRNAMASVATPVSVVTALKDGKAHGTTVSAFASLSMNPPMVMVALDRSSDLLSILRETGAYGVNLLGHEHSEWASAFAKKGSDKFSGIPWAVDTGLPRLPGTSWMACSVESLVDGGDHIIALGSVLKVDLGDDKPLTYCQRTFGTHAPIPG from the coding sequence GTGCCCAATCACACCTCGACCACCGTCCCCGGGCGGCAGGAGCCAGCAGGTATCGAATTGGAGGAACTGCAGGCGGTCTTCAGGAACGCCATGGCCAGTGTCGCCACCCCGGTCTCTGTGGTGACCGCACTCAAGGACGGAAAAGCCCACGGCACTACTGTGAGTGCGTTCGCTTCACTCTCGATGAATCCGCCCATGGTCATGGTCGCCCTCGACCGAAGTTCCGACCTGCTAAGTATCCTCCGGGAGACCGGCGCGTATGGGGTGAATCTCCTCGGGCACGAACATTCCGAGTGGGCCAGCGCCTTCGCCAAGAAGGGCAGCGACAAGTTCAGCGGGATCCCCTGGGCAGTCGACACCGGACTGCCCAGGCTGCCAGGCACCTCCTGGATGGCGTGCTCGGTAGAGTCCCTGGTCGACGGCGGTGACCACATAATTGCGCTCGGATCCGTCCTGAAAGTCGATCTCGGCGACGACAAGCCGCTGACCTACTGCCAGAGGACCTTCGGCACTCATGCGCCGATTCCAGGGTGA
- a CDS encoding VOC family protein → MSYPFQVTFDCHDIETMTRFWAVALSYSLQEPPDGFSSWAEFAMHQSIPEELWRGAVIDPAGKGPRLFFQPVPEGKTAKNRVHLDINVSESAESKEDGRRLALAHADRCVDAGATRATVFDGDDGWHISMLDPEGNEFCIQ, encoded by the coding sequence ATGTCCTATCCATTCCAGGTGACCTTCGACTGCCACGACATCGAGACAATGACCCGGTTTTGGGCGGTGGCCCTCAGCTACAGCCTCCAGGAACCGCCCGATGGATTTTCGAGCTGGGCGGAATTTGCCATGCACCAAAGCATCCCGGAGGAGCTGTGGCGTGGCGCTGTCATTGACCCGGCCGGCAAAGGTCCCCGCCTGTTCTTCCAGCCGGTTCCCGAAGGAAAAACGGCGAAGAACCGCGTACATCTGGACATCAATGTCAGCGAGAGCGCCGAGTCGAAGGAGGACGGACGCCGCTTGGCCCTGGCGCACGCCGATCGCTGCGTGGACGCCGGAGCCACGCGCGCCACGGTGTTCGACGGCGACGATGGCTGGCACATTTCCATGCTCGACCCGGAAGGGAACGAATTCTGCATCCAGTGA
- a CDS encoding DUF1330 domain-containing protein — translation MMSAFVVVALDVNDEEKFGDYVANVAASFAKYNVEVLAASDELDTIEGVAPSGRIVMLRFQSSEQARQWYNSPEYQRVLPLRHAAADTRFMTTVKGLSEA, via the coding sequence ATGATGTCTGCTTTTGTTGTGGTTGCCCTTGATGTCAACGACGAAGAGAAGTTCGGCGACTACGTGGCCAATGTGGCCGCGAGCTTTGCCAAGTACAACGTGGAGGTGCTCGCCGCCTCCGATGAGCTGGATACGATCGAGGGGGTCGCTCCCTCGGGACGCATCGTGATGCTGCGCTTTCAGTCGTCCGAACAGGCGCGGCAGTGGTATAATTCGCCCGAATACCAGCGCGTGCTGCCTTTGCGGCACGCTGCCGCCGACACCAGGTTCATGACGACTGTCAAAGGTCTCAGCGAGGCCTGA
- a CDS encoding LLM class flavin-dependent oxidoreductase, with translation MKFGILNEAQVAKGSTHAVRIQEVIDEAVHADKLGFDYWGTSEQHLVPSSWTVSSPQAIYGAVAALTKRIKLRTMSIVTLKELGHPILNAERLATLDAISQGRVEFGSARSNNAAYQTAFGIDPTRTRQEWLETVEATLRAMQENPFAFQGEIYKIDEPFYVSPRPYSMVPPPVWAAASSAESHKMTGELGIGVMTLESFLGWDYAKDCVEAHIEGFKSAAPIGGLYPPNPGRAFLTFPAHVAETHDRAIDEARETTLGLVAHLADLYTTVAKTEKEKGGDSYAYLLDLADKISHFTNDIEGLIEHSPTAMIGTPDEVIERIQRLEKMGFNEIILKIDNYGHRTNLRSMEMFAKYVIPGVKHPSLIPDNDYEQRGVAAKPYLI, from the coding sequence ATGAAGTTCGGAATTCTTAACGAGGCCCAAGTTGCGAAAGGGTCGACGCATGCCGTTCGAATCCAAGAGGTTATCGATGAAGCGGTGCACGCCGATAAGCTCGGCTTCGATTATTGGGGTACCTCTGAACAGCACCTGGTGCCGAGTTCGTGGACCGTTTCGTCCCCGCAGGCGATCTATGGTGCGGTGGCGGCGCTGACAAAGCGAATCAAGCTCCGAACAATGTCGATTGTGACGCTTAAGGAGCTGGGTCACCCCATTCTCAATGCGGAGCGGCTCGCGACCTTGGATGCCATTTCTCAGGGCAGGGTCGAGTTCGGCAGCGCCCGCTCCAATAACGCTGCCTACCAAACGGCTTTCGGCATTGACCCAACAAGGACACGGCAGGAATGGCTCGAGACGGTCGAAGCAACGCTGCGCGCGATGCAAGAAAACCCTTTTGCCTTCCAGGGCGAGATCTATAAGATCGATGAACCGTTCTACGTGTCACCCCGCCCGTACTCCATGGTGCCGCCGCCGGTTTGGGCTGCGGCTTCCAGTGCCGAATCCCACAAAATGACAGGCGAGCTCGGCATCGGAGTGATGACGCTCGAAAGCTTCTTGGGCTGGGACTACGCCAAAGACTGCGTCGAGGCGCACATCGAAGGCTTCAAGAGCGCCGCTCCCATCGGGGGCTTGTACCCGCCGAACCCCGGACGAGCATTCCTGACGTTCCCGGCCCATGTCGCGGAAACTCATGACCGAGCGATCGACGAGGCGAGGGAAACAACGCTGGGCTTGGTTGCCCACCTCGCTGACCTGTACACGACGGTGGCGAAGACCGAAAAGGAGAAGGGCGGGGATTCGTACGCATACCTGTTGGATCTGGCGGATAAAATTTCGCATTTCACGAACGACATCGAAGGCCTGATTGAGCACTCGCCAACTGCCATGATCGGCACCCCGGACGAGGTGATCGAGCGTATCCAGCGACTCGAGAAGATGGGCTTCAACGAGATCATCCTCAAGATCGACAACTACGGTCATCGGACCAACCTCCGCAGTATGGAAATGTTTGCGAAGTACGTGATTCCGGGTGTGAAGCATCCCTCGCTCATCCCGGACAATGACTACGAGCAGCGCGGTGTAGCGGCCAAGCCATACCTCATCTGA
- a CDS encoding VOC family protein — protein sequence MSRLGNIHYPVTDLEKALAFYTSAFDLKPKFVDGQRYAALDAGGTTLALAGPEEDLTDGAVAASFKVDDVQTALDAIEAAGGSVVQPPAAGPHELRAVVSDPWGNTLIVYGPK from the coding sequence GTGTCTCGCCTTGGCAATATTCATTACCCCGTCACCGATTTGGAAAAGGCGCTGGCCTTTTACACGTCCGCATTCGACCTGAAACCTAAGTTCGTGGACGGACAGCGCTACGCAGCCTTGGATGCCGGCGGCACAACCCTGGCCCTCGCCGGCCCGGAAGAAGACCTGACCGACGGGGCCGTCGCTGCCTCGTTCAAAGTGGACGACGTGCAGACGGCCCTGGATGCGATTGAGGCAGCCGGTGGATCGGTGGTGCAGCCCCCGGCCGCAGGACCCCACGAACTGCGGGCCGTCGTATCCGATCCGTGGGGAAACACCCTGATCGTCTATGGGCCGAAATAA
- a CDS encoding amidohydrolase, which produces MDVDLLVHNADIITMDDFYPRATSFAVLHGKVVAVDDTFGLNAKRILDAHGATIVPGLGDSHNHMAWYGLGLSEIDLSKVRDLGHLYALVAARAAELGPGEFVIGNGYYHAKTGGHPKREELDRAAGGRPVWLKHGSGHIAAVNTAVLEMAGVLDGTAVVPDGGVVELDDAGVPTGILEEQAQKLVVDLVTPYSLDHLSNSLERAAAQYASEGLTHVTEAGIGGGWIGKTPIELAAYQRVRDRGGLRVRAQLMPTVDALHPLTSHPDDGVGFGLDLGITSGFGDDLLRIGPMKVWLDGGLASRTAHVYEQFCDQHSHGYFQDDPEVLRTQVLDAHRSGWRIAAHAIGDRTIDFALDVFEEAQRRWPRPEVRHRFEHAGITTPEQIVRMAELGITPVPQGHFIHDLGDTMAAALGPGRRDSLYRVASFLKAGLRVPGSSDRPVAYGAPLAGIQSMVERLTEMGLCLGPEERVDAQTALRSYTVDSAWIAGEENERGRMRPGMAADFVLLGDDITKVAPERISQTQVVATFLGGECTHGSTALHWQAPSTSTVQYSISN; this is translated from the coding sequence ATGGACGTCGACCTGTTAGTCCACAACGCCGACATCATCACCATGGACGACTTTTACCCGCGGGCCACCTCCTTCGCGGTACTGCACGGCAAGGTAGTCGCCGTTGACGACACCTTCGGCCTGAATGCCAAGCGCATCCTCGATGCGCATGGGGCAACCATCGTCCCGGGGCTCGGGGACAGCCATAACCACATGGCCTGGTACGGTCTGGGTCTGTCGGAAATAGACCTCTCGAAGGTTCGGGACCTTGGCCACCTGTACGCGCTGGTCGCCGCCCGTGCCGCCGAGCTAGGGCCGGGCGAATTCGTTATCGGCAACGGCTACTACCACGCCAAAACCGGCGGGCATCCAAAGCGGGAGGAGCTGGACCGGGCGGCCGGCGGCAGGCCGGTCTGGCTGAAGCATGGATCCGGGCACATAGCCGCCGTGAACACCGCGGTCCTGGAGATGGCCGGCGTCCTCGACGGCACCGCGGTCGTCCCCGACGGGGGAGTGGTCGAACTCGACGATGCCGGGGTACCTACCGGCATCCTCGAGGAGCAGGCGCAAAAGCTGGTCGTGGACCTGGTAACTCCCTATTCCCTGGACCACCTGAGTAACTCTCTTGAACGTGCCGCCGCCCAGTACGCCTCCGAGGGGCTGACCCATGTGACGGAAGCCGGCATAGGCGGAGGCTGGATCGGGAAAACGCCGATCGAACTCGCCGCCTACCAGCGGGTCCGGGACCGCGGGGGACTGCGTGTCCGCGCACAGCTGATGCCCACCGTTGACGCACTGCATCCCCTGACGTCCCATCCGGACGACGGCGTCGGCTTCGGCCTGGACCTGGGAATCACCAGTGGGTTCGGAGACGACCTTCTACGGATCGGACCGATGAAAGTCTGGCTGGACGGAGGCCTGGCCAGCCGAACCGCGCATGTCTACGAGCAGTTCTGCGACCAACACAGCCACGGGTACTTCCAGGACGACCCGGAAGTCCTCAGGACGCAGGTGCTGGACGCACACCGTTCCGGCTGGAGGATCGCCGCCCACGCCATCGGTGACCGCACCATCGACTTCGCCCTCGACGTCTTCGAAGAGGCACAGAGGCGCTGGCCGCGGCCGGAAGTGCGGCACCGCTTCGAGCACGCTGGCATCACCACGCCGGAACAAATCGTACGCATGGCCGAACTCGGCATCACACCCGTGCCGCAGGGCCACTTCATCCACGATCTGGGTGACACCATGGCCGCCGCACTCGGTCCAGGACGCCGCGACTCGCTGTACCGGGTCGCCAGCTTCCTCAAGGCCGGACTTCGCGTCCCGGGCAGTTCTGACCGCCCCGTCGCCTACGGCGCGCCCTTGGCCGGAATCCAGTCCATGGTTGAACGACTCACGGAAATGGGCCTCTGCCTCGGCCCTGAGGAGCGGGTCGATGCGCAAACCGCGCTCCGGTCATACACCGTCGACTCGGCGTGGATCGCCGGAGAGGAAAACGAGCGGGGCAGGATGCGGCCGGGCATGGCCGCGGACTTCGTTCTGCTCGGTGACGACATCACGAAGGTCGCGCCGGAACGGATTTCCCAGACCCAGGTTGTCGCTACATTCCTCGGCGGAGAGTGCACCCATGGCAGCACCGCCCTGCATTGGCAGGCTCCGAGCACATCCACCGTCCAATATTCCATCAGTAACTGA
- a CDS encoding riboflavin kinase: MSVQPLIESAAARRIPAAVPADGTVVIVEGIVEHGDARGRQLGFPTANLSLHDMQVLDGVWAAVAEVAPDESLIAAVSIGRRRTFYAGGGERLLEAHLLDFDRDIYGQTLRVALHAKLRTQRSFASVEDLTAQLRRDVGATRAWAAEQYHSCQAPTKPGSRGILP, encoded by the coding sequence ATGAGCGTTCAACCTTTGATCGAGTCCGCCGCGGCCAGGCGAATCCCAGCCGCCGTCCCGGCCGATGGAACCGTGGTGATCGTAGAAGGCATCGTCGAGCACGGCGACGCGAGAGGAAGGCAGCTGGGATTCCCCACGGCCAACCTTTCGCTGCATGACATGCAGGTCCTTGACGGAGTGTGGGCAGCCGTTGCGGAAGTTGCCCCTGACGAATCCCTGATCGCCGCAGTATCGATCGGCCGGCGCAGGACCTTCTACGCCGGAGGCGGTGAACGCCTGCTCGAGGCCCATCTTCTGGATTTCGATCGGGACATCTACGGCCAGACGCTGCGGGTCGCGCTGCATGCGAAACTCCGCACCCAGCGCAGCTTCGCATCGGTTGAAGACCTCACAGCGCAGCTTCGACGGGACGTGGGGGCAACGCGTGCGTGGGCTGCCGAGCAGTATCACTCGTGCCAGGCACCCACGAAGCCGGGCAGCCGGGGAATCCTCCCGTGA
- a CDS encoding EthD family reductase: MYDVFATYRTPSDAAAFDSHYEHVHVPLVEKMPLLEEFAWGKVEDEGSETYLVARMTFQSAAEAENPSAHRTGRPQQRTCRILHGPNFNCCVYPARSRPGSRHDTRSVRLAPAGTGCAFAQHSPVPAGNRSTAGDTEGRAGV, encoded by the coding sequence GTGTACGACGTATTTGCCACTTACCGAACCCCCAGCGACGCGGCTGCCTTCGACAGTCATTACGAACACGTGCATGTGCCCCTGGTCGAAAAAATGCCGCTGCTAGAGGAATTTGCCTGGGGCAAGGTCGAGGATGAGGGGTCCGAGACCTACCTCGTTGCACGCATGACGTTTCAATCTGCAGCAGAAGCGGAAAATCCTTCGGCTCACCGGACGGGCAGGCCGCAGCAGAGGACGTGCAGAATTTTGCACGGTCCGAATTTCAACTGCTGCGTGTACCCCGCGAGGAGTCGTCCCGGCAGCCGGCACGACACGCGCAGCGTTCGGCTCGCACCGGCGGGCACGGGATGTGCGTTTGCCCAGCACAGTCCGGTGCCCGCCGGCAACAGGAGCACCGCCGGAGACACCGAAGGCCGGGCAGGAGTTTGA
- a CDS encoding NAD-dependent succinate-semialdehyde dehydrogenase gives MSTAQTATSEYAVFNPATGKVEKEFRPASDVEIADALARSHAAFTSWRYSQIEDRTAMLRRVANLYEERRNELATMVTREMGKPISQALIEVDLVTTIYRFYADKAPGLLQDEVLDVVAGGTAVIRKEAVGPLLGIMPWNFPYYQVARFSAPNLALGNTILLKPAPQCPESALAMEQIFADAGLPAGSYINLFASNNQVADIIADPRVQGVSLTGSERAGTAVAEIAGRNLKKVVLELGGSDPFLVLGPVDLDRAVKDASMGRFFNAGQACNAAKRIIVTEEHYDAFVEKFTAQVKAIEPGDPTDSGTYMGPLSSPQAVENLAAQIEDAVVQGATVLVGGKRLERDGAWYAPTVLTGVTRGMRAYSEELFGPAAVIYKVANEDEAVTLANDTDYGLSAAVECDDEERARRIADRLDTGMVYINEPSGTAAELPFGGVKRSGFGRELGKYGMDEFVNKKLVRVKPLTRRPGEEHR, from the coding sequence ATGAGCACTGCACAGACCGCCACCAGCGAGTACGCCGTCTTCAACCCGGCCACCGGGAAGGTCGAGAAGGAATTCAGACCGGCTTCAGATGTAGAGATCGCTGACGCGCTGGCCCGCAGCCACGCCGCATTCACCTCCTGGCGCTACAGCCAAATAGAGGACCGGACGGCGATGCTGCGCCGGGTTGCCAACCTCTACGAAGAGCGCCGGAACGAGCTTGCCACGATGGTCACCCGGGAAATGGGCAAGCCGATCTCCCAGGCTCTCATCGAGGTGGACCTCGTAACCACCATCTACCGCTTCTATGCGGACAAGGCTCCCGGGCTCCTGCAGGACGAAGTGCTCGACGTCGTAGCCGGCGGCACCGCAGTCATCCGTAAGGAGGCCGTGGGCCCCTTGTTGGGTATCATGCCGTGGAACTTCCCGTACTACCAGGTCGCCCGCTTCTCGGCACCGAATCTGGCGCTGGGCAACACGATCCTGCTCAAGCCGGCCCCGCAGTGCCCCGAGTCGGCTCTGGCCATGGAGCAGATCTTCGCCGACGCGGGTCTGCCCGCCGGCTCCTACATCAACCTCTTCGCCTCCAACAACCAGGTGGCCGACATCATTGCCGACCCGCGGGTGCAGGGTGTTTCCCTGACCGGTTCCGAACGCGCCGGCACCGCCGTGGCCGAGATCGCCGGCCGGAACCTCAAGAAGGTGGTTCTCGAGCTGGGAGGCTCCGACCCGTTCCTGGTGCTCGGCCCGGTCGACCTGGACAGGGCCGTGAAGGATGCTTCCATGGGCCGCTTCTTCAACGCCGGACAGGCCTGCAACGCGGCCAAGCGAATCATCGTTACCGAAGAGCACTACGATGCCTTCGTGGAGAAATTTACCGCTCAGGTCAAGGCCATCGAACCGGGAGATCCTACCGATTCCGGAACCTACATGGGGCCTCTCTCATCACCCCAGGCAGTGGAGAACCTCGCCGCGCAAATCGAGGACGCGGTCGTCCAGGGGGCCACCGTTCTCGTCGGCGGCAAGCGGCTCGAGCGCGACGGTGCCTGGTACGCACCGACCGTACTCACCGGCGTCACCCGGGGCATGCGGGCCTATTCTGAAGAACTGTTCGGCCCCGCTGCGGTGATCTACAAGGTCGCGAACGAGGACGAGGCCGTTACCCTGGCCAACGACACCGATTACGGGCTCAGCGCCGCCGTGGAGTGCGACGACGAGGAACGCGCCCGGCGGATCGCCGACCGGCTCGACACCGGCATGGTCTACATTAACGAGCCCTCCGGGACGGCCGCCGAGCTGCCCTTCGGCGGGGTCAAGCGATCCGGATTCGGACGCGAGCTGGGCAAGTACGGCATGGACGAATTCGTCAACAAGAAGCTGGTCCGGGTCAAGCCGCTGACCCGGCGGCCCGGAGAGGAACACCGATGA
- a CDS encoding nuclear transport factor 2 family protein, whose protein sequence is MSDKQDVEVLYKKWCSAFQSVDAPRMKSLFDQSFDGLIYQPEEIADPMFNWDVIDKYWDAIPSIVESIPEWRELTSQVSVDGNSATVYLKLQTHIELIGAKKPLIGELRVTLGAHKVDNEWKLIKVHESRHVDLSDLFE, encoded by the coding sequence TTGAGCGATAAGCAGGACGTCGAAGTCCTTTACAAAAAGTGGTGCAGCGCCTTCCAGTCCGTGGACGCACCGCGTATGAAAAGCCTGTTCGACCAGTCTTTCGACGGGTTGATTTACCAGCCGGAGGAAATTGCCGACCCCATGTTCAACTGGGACGTGATTGACAAGTACTGGGATGCCATCCCTAGCATCGTCGAATCAATTCCCGAATGGCGTGAACTGACCAGCCAGGTGAGTGTCGACGGCAACTCCGCGACCGTCTACCTGAAGCTGCAGACCCACATCGAGCTCATTGGGGCCAAAAAGCCCCTGATCGGAGAGCTGCGCGTAACGCTCGGCGCCCACAAGGTCGACAACGAGTGGAAGCTCATCAAGGTGCACGAGTCACGCCACGTTGATTTGTCCGACCTGTTCGAGTAA